A genomic window from Myotis daubentonii chromosome 4, mMyoDau2.1, whole genome shotgun sequence includes:
- the PRRT2 gene encoding proline-rich transmembrane protein 2, with translation MAASSSEVSEIKGIEEGPQTQGERPGHSEAGTGPLQVPAGVPDEPEALQPGPGITVDPVDSEPKAGPAPEITETPTGAPDTAQAKDLSSSPGGEPQANSRPKEVCQEPASKPEMSKEATADQGSDLESAGLREPASEPTPQRDLQSGSQPTPKPALQPEPPTQEDPTPEFLTESGEDKQENGAVVPLQAGDGDEGPAPQPHASPSTKAPPANGAPPRVLQQLVEEDRVGRAHSGHPGSPRGSLSRHPSSQLAGSGVEGGEGTQKPRDYIILAILSCFCPMWPVNIVAFAYAVMSRNSLQQGDVDGAQRLGRVAKLLSIVALVGGVLIIIASCVINLGVYK, from the exons atggcagccagcagctctgAAGTCTCTGAGATAAAGGGGATAGAGGAGGGTCCCCAGACCCAGGGTGAAAGGCCTGGCCATTCTGAGGCTGGAACTGGCCCTCTCCAGGTCCCAGCTGGGGTCCCGGATGAGCCCGAGGCCCTGCAGCCAGGTCCAGGAATCACTGTGGACCCTGTGGACTCAGAGCCCAAGGCTGGGCCAGCTCCAGAAATCACAGAGACCCCAACAGGGGCCCCCGACACAGCCCAGGCCAAAGACCTTAGCTCAAGCCCAGGAGGGGAACCACAGGCCAACTCCAGGCCCAAAGAAGTATGCCAAGAGCCAGCCTCCAAGCCAGAAATGAGCAAAGAGGCCACTGCAGACCAGGGGTCGGACCTGGAATCTGCGGGCCTGCGTGAGCCAGCCTCAGAGCCcacaccccagcgggacctccaGTCAGGCTCCCAGCCCACTCCCAAGCCAGCCCTGCAGCCGGAGCCCCCTACCCAGGAGGACCCCACCCCTGAGTTCTTGACTGAGAGTGGGGAGGACAAGCAGGAGAATGGGGCAGTCGTTCCCCTGCAGGCTGGGGATGGGGACGAGGGTCCCGCCCCCCAGCCTCACGCATCACCCTCAACAAAAGCCCCCCCAGCCAATGGGGCTCCTCCCCGCGTGCTGCAGCAGCTGGTTGAGGAGGACCGAGTAGGAAGGGCTCACAGTGGGCATCCAGGATCTCCCCGAGGTAGCCTGAGCCgccaccccagctcccagctAGCAGGATCTGGGGTAGAGGGGGGTGAAGGCACCCAGAAACCTCGCGACTACATCATCCTCGCCATCCTGTCCTGCTTCTGCCCCATGTGGCCTGTCAACATTGTGGCCTTCGCTTATGCCGTTATG TCCCGGAACAGTCTGCAGCAGGGGGATGTGGATGGGGCCCAGCGTCTGGGTCGAGTGGCGAAGCTCTTAAGCATCGTGGCGCTGGTCGGGGGGGTCCTCATCATCATCGCCTCCTGTGTCATCAACTTAGGCG TGTATAAGTGA